Proteins from one Deinococcus fonticola genomic window:
- a CDS encoding C40 family peptidase encodes MTHTFARLTLPLLTAAALLCGQAFAQSQAGAASADTVTVQQGDTAYSLARRAGITVEAFLILNGLSSPDLKLGQTVIVRSGVPPHVVQPGDTLYSLARKYGLSLDALKAANELPQDGTISVGQSLRIPTPGGSVVTRVAPTPTTVAAAGPQLPVAVTASVPDSEAPSLPTPLQGGNSWRDAAMSLMGTPYVYGGNTRKGIDCSAFVLQVFTPMGIKLPRVSADQARVGTPVNVGSLQAGDLVFFDTAGGGRVTHVGIYLGNDSFINANSYRGQVTVDRMLSDKYWAPRYLGARRVLPDNLMASRP; translated from the coding sequence ATGACCCATACCTTTGCCCGTCTGACCCTCCCCCTGCTGACCGCCGCCGCGCTGCTGTGCGGCCAGGCCTTCGCCCAGAGCCAGGCTGGCGCCGCCAGTGCCGATACCGTGACCGTGCAGCAGGGCGACACTGCCTACTCGCTGGCCCGCCGCGCCGGCATCACGGTGGAAGCCTTCCTGATCCTGAACGGCCTGAGCAGCCCGGACTTGAAGCTCGGTCAGACCGTGATCGTGCGCAGCGGTGTGCCCCCACATGTGGTGCAGCCCGGCGACACGCTTTACAGCCTGGCCCGCAAGTATGGCCTCAGCCTGGACGCCCTGAAGGCCGCCAACGAGTTGCCGCAGGACGGCACCATCAGCGTCGGCCAGAGCCTGCGTATCCCCACGCCCGGCGGCAGCGTCGTCACCCGCGTGGCCCCCACCCCGACCACCGTGGCTGCCGCTGGGCCGCAACTTCCCGTTGCCGTGACCGCCAGCGTGCCGGATAGCGAGGCCCCCAGCCTCCCGACCCCCTTACAGGGTGGGAATTCCTGGCGGGACGCCGCGATGTCGCTGATGGGCACGCCCTACGTGTACGGCGGCAACACCCGCAAGGGCATCGATTGCAGCGCCTTCGTGTTGCAGGTATTCACGCCCATGGGCATCAAGTTGCCGCGCGTCAGTGCCGACCAGGCCCGCGTCGGCACCCCCGTGAACGTCGGCAGCCTCCAGGCCGGCGACCTGGTGTTCTTCGACACTGCCGGTGGTGGCCGCGTGACCCACGTCGGGATTTACCTTGGCAACGACAGTTTCATCAATGCCAACAGCTACCGGGGGCAGGTCACGGTCGACCGCATGCTGAGCGACAAATACTGGGCGCCCCGCTATCTGGGGGCCAGGCGCGTCCTGCCCGACAACCTGATGGCCTCCAGGCCTTGA